A portion of the Podospora pseudoanserina strain CBS 124.78 chromosome 2, whole genome shotgun sequence genome contains these proteins:
- a CDS encoding hypothetical protein (MEROPS:MER0032370; COG:O; EggNog:ENOG503NUTJ), which produces MKSDRYPKWAELEAGDFGSDSRSRRRPARAKRVTLCVVFSCLLLSYLFFPISGAGYIPRRPPASKPQLPNSIQERVKHILSHTPLIDGHNDLAILLRAYYNNHIYNDNFTKPFTKGGLTGHVDIPRLRAGMNGGAFWSVFWPCPSNGSDFSDSSYGSIVTSTLSQIDLLHRLSSSHSETFSPIINISSLSALAAFRQNNQLISPLGIEGLHQIANSPSILRQYHSLGVRYATLTHNCPNKFADSALDTLPDDPRKVRIAPPVHHGLSAPYGVDLIREMNRLGMIIDLSHTSVDTMLDVLGGNPDKTSGSRAPVMFSHSSAFAVCPHPRNVPDRVLDLVRQNGGVVMVNFAPDFISCVEGGEGELPVFDGENATIEQVVRHVKYIGERIGWEHVGFGSDFDGIESVPKGLEDVSKYPDLVGKLLEEGVRDEDVKKVVGGNVLRIWGEVERVAREMQEKGEPVMEDELHSLW; this is translated from the exons ATGAAGTCGGACCGATACCCCAAGTGGGCCGAGCTCGAAGCCGGCGACTTCGGCTCCGATTCACGGTCACGTCGGAGGCCGGCAAGGGCGAAGAGAGTGACTTTGTGTGTTGTATTCTCATGCCTCTTACTTTCATATCTGTTTTTCCCCATAAGCGGTGCCGGGTATATTCCCCGGAGGCCCCCCGCGTCAAAACCACAGCTGCCAAACAGCATTCAAGAGCGCGTCAAGCACATCTTGAGCCATACACCCTTGATTG ATGGGCACAACGACCTggccatcctcctccgggCCTACtacaacaaccacatctaCAACGACAACTTCACCAAGCCCTTCACCAAAGGCGGCCTCACCGGCCATGTTGACATCCCCCGTCTCAGGGCCGGGATGAACGGCGGTGCTTTCTGGAGTGTATTCTGGCCCTGCCCGTCCAACGGTTCAGATTTCTCAGACTCCAGCTATGGTTCCA TCGTAACatcaaccctctcccaaatcgacctcctccaccgcctctcctcctcccattcagaaaccttctcccccatcatcaacatctcctccctctccgctcTCGCCGCCTTCCGCCAAAACAACCagctcatctcccccctcggcaTCGAAGGCCTCCACCAAATagccaactccccctccatcctccgccaATACCACTCCCTCGGCGTCCGCTACGCAACCCTAACGCACAACTGCCCCAACAAATTCGCCGACTCCGCCCTCGACACTCTTCCAGACGACCCGAGAAAAGTCCGGATCGCACCCCCTGTTCACCACGGGCTTTCTGCGCCTTATGGTGTCGACCTCATCAGGGAGATGAACAGGCTAGGTATGATTATTGATTTATCTCACACTTCGGTTGATACCATGCTCGATGTCCTTGGTGGGAATCCAGACAAGACAAGCGGGAGCAGGGCACCGGTTATGTTCAGCCATTCTTCTGCTTTCGCCGTCTGCCCTCACCCGAGGAATGTTCCTGACCGTGTGCTTGATCTGGTGAGGCAGAacgggggggtggtgatggtgaattTTGCGCCGGATTTCATTAGCTgtgttgagggtggggagggggagttgccggtttttgatggggagaaTGCGACCATTGAGCAGGTGGTGAGGCATGTCAAGTATATAGGGGAGCGGATTGGGTGGGAGCATgtggggtttgggagtgACTTTGATGGGATTGAGAGTGTACCGAAAGGATTGGAGGATGTGAGCAAGTACCCTGATTTGGTTGGCAAGTtgttggaagagggggtgagggatgaggatgtgaagaaggtggtgggggggaatgTGTTgaggatttggggggaggtggagagggttgctAGGGAGATGCAAGAGAAAGGAGagccggtgatggaggatgagctgCATAGTTTGTGGTGA
- a CDS encoding hypothetical protein (EggNog:ENOG503P3ZS; COG:J): MVSLFGVNFHEAKLVQKALQHFYALGPQTATRIMAKHSIHPRAKIGTLSPKTVTALTAELSTMVIESDARKIIQDNIKRLRDMGTYRGRRHAMNLPVRGQRTRNQNMTAIKLNRVERKG; this comes from the exons ATG GTGTCCCTATTCGGTGTCAATTTCCACGAGGCCAAGCTTGTCCAG AAAGCCCTCCAACACTTCTATGCCCTCGGTCCTCAGACTGCGACCCGGATCATGGCCAAGCACTCCATCCACCCCAGAGCCAAGATTGGCACGTTGTCGCCCAAGACCGTCACAGCCCTGACAGCCGAGTTATCAACCATGGTGATAGAAAGCGATGCGCGAAAGATTATCCAGGATAACATCAAACGGTTACGTGACATGGGAACATACCGCGGCAGAAGACACGCCATGAACCTGCCCGTCCGCGGCCAACGGACAAGAAACCAGAACATGACCGCCATCAAGCTCAACAGAGTCGAGCGCAAGGGGTAA
- a CDS encoding hypothetical protein (EggNog:ENOG503NTZM; COG:A), producing the protein MRTFQSRPERDLPYSDEFSSAEEYIESLLDFTTNSETFRFLCGGVHILDFFTTEPGVFVAAVPKEWQAFLLEKEPMVLLDFLMRDDLSSLSPNRGPGSPPESLVRYVKDIRKHSLRRSFQPSKPKLPILPRSVALGMKTKKVHEVTHFAGYIDRLAEDIAETRGKDLTHFVDFGSGQNYLGRTLASPPYNKHIVAVESKEANMAGAKDLDILSGLAEKEKRVRNKKLYHRILEATDPSQHNDEEALKRVARELGVTDEELATIDLRSRKEMQATYTVEEGKGTIEYVVGRLEHADLTGVLSQLRGCEEEVDQDKLAMMAVSIHSCGNLSHYGIRSMVLNPCIHAVAIVGCCYNLMTEKLGPPTFKPPFGRPSLQPINARVAREAEKRDPQGFPMSERVSTYNDDGVRLNITARMMACQAPQNWTEQESSGFFTRHFYRAVLQKMFLDRGVISRIYHGEETDKSVFNTSTNPVVIGSLRKQCYTSFAAYVRGAIAKLTTNSEFNQYNEVITEKMGNITDEEIARYEDEFRDRKRELSAVWSLMAFSACVVESLIVTDRYLFLREHSNIVQDCWVETVFDYRESPRNLVVVGIKR; encoded by the coding sequence ATGAGAACATTCCAATCCCGACCAGAGAGGGACCTCCCCTACTCGGATGAGTTCTCCTCTGCCGAGGAATACATCGAGAGCCTCCTCgacttcaccaccaactcagAGACCTTTCGCTTCCTCTGCGGTGGTGTTCACATATTGGACTTTTTCACAACCGAACCCGGCGTCTTCGTTGCAGCTGTGCCCAAGGAATGGCAAGCTTTTCTTCTGGAGAAGGAGCCAATGGTTCTTCTCGATTTTCTCATGCGGGACGACCTGTCATCTCTCTCACCCAACCGTGGCCCCGGCTCACCTCCCGAGTCGCTTGTTCGGTATGTCAAGGACATCAGAAAACATTCGTTGAGGCGGTCATTTCAGCCTAGCaagcccaagctccccatACTACCCCGATCAGTCGCCCTTGGTATGAAGACAAAAAAGGTTCACGAAGTAACCCATTTTGCCGGGTACATCGACAGGCTGGCCGAGGACATTGCTGAGACCCGGGGCAAGGACTTGACTCACTTTGTCGACTTTGGCTCTGGTCAGAACTACTTGGGTCGTACTCTTGCAAGTCCACCTTACAACAAGCACATTGTAGCAGTGGAGAGCAAAGAAGCCAACATGGCTGGCGCCAAGGACCTCGATATCTTGTCAGGCttggccgagaaggagaagcgaGTTCGGAACAAGAAGCTCTACCACCGGATTCTAGAGGCCACGGATCCGTCTCAGCATAACGACGAGGAGGCCTTGAAGCGGGTCGCAAGAGAACTCGGTGTGACAGACGAGGAGCTTGCCACGATCGATCTCAGATCACGCAAGGAGATGCAGGCCACGTATACcgtcgaggaggggaagggaacCATCGAGTATGTCGTCGGGCGCCTTGAGCACGCCGACCTGACTGGTGTTCTTTCGCAGCTGAGGGGttgcgaggaggaggttgaccaAGACAAGCTCGCTATGATGGCGGTATCCATCCACTCTTGCGGGAACCTCTCGCATTATGGTATTCGTTCCATGGTGCTGAACCCATGCATCCACGCCGTAGCCATTGTGGGCTGCTGTTACAACCTGATGACAGAGAAGTTGGGTCCCCCTACTTTCAAGCCCCCGTTCGGTCGACCAAGTCTGCAGCCCATCAATGCTCGAGTTGCACGAGAAGCAGAGAAACGAGACCCCCAGGGCTTCCCCATGAGCGAGCGGGTGTCCACTTACAATGATGACGGGGTCCGACTGAATATCACCGCCCGCATGATGGCGTGTCAAGCGCCTCAGAACTGGACTGAGCAGGAAAGCAGCGGCTTCTTTACCCGCCATTTCTACCGTGCGGTCCTCCAAAAGATGTTTCTGGACAGGGGCGTCATCTCGCGGATCTATCATGGTGAAGAAACTGACAAGAGTGTCTTTAACACAAGCACCAACCCGGTGGTAATCGGGTCCTTGAGGAAGCAGTGCTATACCTCATTCGCTGCCTATGTCCGTGGAGCAATTGCAAAGCTGACCACCAACTCCGAGTTCAACCAATACAACGAGGTCATTACAGAGAAGATGGGGAACATCACGGACGAGGAAATTGCTCGATATGAGGACGAGTTCCGAGATCGGAAGAGAGAGCTCAGCGCCGTATGGAGCTTGATGGCCTTCAGCGCATGCGTCGTAGAATCCCTGATTGTCACTGACCGCTATCTCTTCTTGCGCGAGCACTCTAATATCGTCCAAGACTGCTGGGTCGAGACGGTTTTCGATTACCGCGAGAGCCCCCGCAacctggtggtggttggcatCAAGAGGTAA
- a CDS encoding hypothetical protein (EggNog:ENOG503NYA3; COG:S) codes for MALTAQVHFLDGTLSLIHIPLSLYPTLLQPILRLLFPQSRGSPPDLNLDSLTLDSSQHGFLNISVTPLECSIVCHSSWAKTIFEPAIKQLPRDTAKTVIISKDDYVVFSVISVGMDAGSRVADLTSPLALANIPLFFITTYYSDFILVPVKDRQAVEKTLLSRGFVFSEDSDDSFPFTSPYSTNHGRRASQGSSLNELPTTARQQPPPPSAIPELQERTFDNLKKRNVVPYVEQGLLLVQCSGRQDNNMIGGYSERPSTFHTNGHGSRNRHSAHKPCWADTVDTKLYTGLVSALVSQPRFFSITLAQDDPPSLLLDRELVGIFGDSLVGATTEGGVSLVPIFLDLSSLPIEATGIVSGVAGTLVKELKEQYGAVAEEEEDGGGGGRGRGSAQEEELELSFLSTVRAGAVILGEEVSIRAMEALSRVLVREGK; via the exons ATGGCGTTGACCGCTCAAGTACACTTCTTG GATGGCACCTTGAGTCtcatccacatccccctGAGCCTCTACCCTACCTTACTCCAGCCCATACTCCGACTCCTCTTTCCACAAAGCCGTGGCTCACCACCCGATCTGAACCTTGACAGCCTCACCCTGGACAGCAGTCAACATGGCTTCCTCAACATCAGCGTCACCCCTCTCGAGTGCTCCATAGTCTGCCACTCCTCCTGGGCCAAAACAATCTTTGAACCAGCCATCAAGCAACTACCCCGCGACACGGCCAAAACAGTCATCATCTCCAAAGATGACTACGTCGTCTTCTCCGTCATCAGCGTCGGGATGGATGCCGGGTCTCGAGTAGCggacctcacctcccctttGGCCCTagccaacatccccctcttTTTCATCACGACCTATTACTCTgacttcatcctcgtcccAGTCAAAGACAGGCAGGCGGTCGAGAAGACGTTGCTATCACGGGGGTTTGTCTTTTCGGAAGACAGTGATGACAGCTTCCCTTTTACATCCCCTTACAGCACCAATCACGGCAGGAGGGCGAGTCAAGGCAGCAGCTTGAACGAACTCCCCACCACGGcccgacaacaaccaccaccaccgtccgcGATCCCGGAGCTCCAGGAGAGGACGTTTGACAATCTCAAAAAGAGGAACGTGGTCCCTTATGTCGAGCAGGGTCTGCTGCTGGTGCAGTGCTCGGGCAGGCAGGACAATAACATGATAGGGGGTTACTCGGAACGGCCGTCTACCTTTCATACTAACGGGCATGGGAGCCGCAACCGGCATTCTGCGCACAAGCCGTGCTGGGCCGATACGGTTGATACTAAGCTTTATACCGGGCTGGTGTCGGCTTTGGTGTCTCAGCCGAGGTTTTTCAGTATCACACTGGCGCAGGACGATCCGCCTTCGTTGCTGCTGGATAGGGAGTTGGTGGGGATTTTTGGGGATAGTCTTGTTGGGGCGACgacggaggggggggtttcGCTTGTGCCGATTTTTCTGGACTTGAGCAGTCTGCCCATCGAGGCGACGGGGATTGTGAGCGGGGTGGCGGGGACGTTGGTgaaggagctgaaggagcaGTACGgggcggtggcggaggaggaggaggatgggggtggtggggggagggggagggggagtgcgcaggaggaggagttggagttgaGTTTTTTGAGCACGGTgagggcgggggcggtgattttgggggaggaggttagTATTAGGGCGATGGAGGCTTTGAGCAGGGttctggtgagggaggggaagtga
- a CDS encoding hypothetical protein (COG:S; EggNog:ENOG503NWG1) — MNEALQDEISALNSIYGDSTLLPSPTDPPPPQSTSSPYPLDPSSPHPPPSSSNSPFLPRRPPSTLSTHSSNPALPKGTAARDLSLFRDAITQVHTPGQVCLFDAIESFNDLLTLATSPVPSPSPPLSTPQSQPETSLPPTSLDLKRPLHRA, encoded by the coding sequence ATGAACGAAGCCCTCCAAGACGAAATCTCAGCCCTAAACTCCATCTACGGCGactcaaccctcctcccctcccccaccgaccccccacctcctcaatctACATCCTCACCCTACCCCCTGgacccttcctccccccatcctcctccctcctcatccaatTCCCCCTTCCTACCCCGACGtcccccatccaccctctcaacccactcctccaacccagccctcCCAAAAGGCACCGCAGCCCGcgacctctccctcttcaggGACGCGATCACCCAAGTCCACACCCCAGGCCAAGTCTGCCTCTTTGACGCAATCGAATCCTTCAACGACCTCCTCACTTTGGCCACCTCCCCAgtcccatcaccctcccctcccctctccaccccccaatcccaacccgaaacctccctcccccccacctccttgGATCTTAAGCGCCCCCTTCACCGAGCTTAA
- a CDS encoding hypothetical protein (EggNog:ENOG503P4JR; COG:S), giving the protein MVTLEDIQPSVQADEGTHTAFFYGTLMVPDVFYTVCYNQSNVPPEIKALHTFTPAILPGYIRRRVRGADYPGITPDKDHKVFGMYASGLTNANMNKLDIFEGGQYVRKTVEVKLLEKVGDVRGEGNVEGETKKAEVYVFHPDHEDELEDREWDLEEFRREKMQRWTRAGYVFDGCDPNDPAKVEAAV; this is encoded by the exons atggTCACCTTAGAGGATATTCAACCCAGCGTCCAAGCCGACGAGGGGACTCACACGGCCTTCTTTTACG GCACCCTCATGGTCCCAGACGTCTTCTACACCGTCTGCTACAACCAATCCAACGTCCCCCCCGAGATCAAAGCCCTCCACACCTtcacccccgccatcctccccggcTACATCCGCCGCCGCGTTCGAGGCGCCGACTACCCCGGTATCACCCCGGACAAAGACCACAAAGTCTTTGGCATGTACGCCTCCGGCCTCACAAACGCCAACATGAACAAGCTGGACATTTTTGAGGGGGGGCAGTACGTGAGGAAAACGGTCGAGGTGAAGttgctggagaaggtgggggatgtgaggggggaggggaacgTGGAAGGAGAGACGAAAAAGGCAGAGGTGTATGTTTTCCATCCGGATCacgaggatgagctggaggataGGGAgtgggatttggaggagtttAGACGGGAGAAGATGCAGAGGTGGACGAGGGCGGGGTATGTTTTTGATGGGTGTGATCCCAATGATCCGGCAAAGGTGGAGGCTGCTGTGTAA
- a CDS encoding hypothetical protein (EggNog:ENOG503P0B9; CAZy:AA11): MFFTKSVLAVGGLATLSQAHMLLRTPVPYTSPALVQDPLDPTGANFPCQARAGAQFVGTATPMEKGSTQIMAFTGSAVHGGGSCQVSITYDNPPTAASVWKVLHSIQGGCPARNQAGNILPDNAALEGVDNYEYTIPADIPTGNATIAWTWVNKVGNREFYMNCAPVSIEGPEGSEDALAALPDMFTANIGGDCTTVGADSKDILFPNPGSSVETNGDVSAMVPPTGNCGGGAAARAVRGRRAAKFAA; this comes from the coding sequence atgtTCTTCACCAAGTCTGTCCTTGCCGTCGGTGGCCTTGCCACTCTTTCCCAGGCTCACATGCTCCTCCGAACCCCCGTCCCCTACACCAGCCCTGCTCTTGTCCAGGATCCTCTCGACCCTACGGGCGCCAACTTCCCCTGCCAGGCCCGCGCCGGTGCCCAGTTCGTCGGTACCGCTACCCCGATGGAGAAGGGGTCGACTCAGATCATGGCCTTCACCGGCTCTGCTGTCCACGGTGGTGGCTCTTGCCAGGTTTCCATCACCTATGACAACCCGCCCACCGCTGCCTCTGTCTGGAAGGTCCTCCACTCGATCCAGGGCGGCTGCCCTGCCCGCAACCAAGCTGGCAACATTCTTCCCGACAACGCTGCGCTCGAGGGTGTGGACAACTACGAATACACCATCCCTGCTGACATCCCAACGGGCAACGCTACCATTGCTTGGACCTGGGTCAACAAGGTCGGCAACCGTGAGTTCTACATGAACTGCGCCCCTGTCAGCATCGAGGGTCCCGAGGGCAGCGAAGATGCTCTTGCTGCTCTCCCCGACATGTTCACGGCCAACATTGGTGGCGACTGCACCACTGTCGGAGCCGATAGCAAGGATATCCTGTTCCCCAACCCTGGCAGCTCCGTTGAGACCAACGGCGATGTGTCTGCCATGGTTCCCCCTACTGGCAactgcggtggtggtgctgctgctcgtgCCGTCCGTGGCCGTCGCGCTGCCAAGTTCGCTGCTTGA